Below is a genomic region from Schistocerca americana isolate TAMUIC-IGC-003095 chromosome 1, iqSchAmer2.1, whole genome shotgun sequence.
AGGATGTGATTGTCCTAAATTACTTTTAAATTGAAAGCATAATGGACTGAAAGATTACCAACAGTTAATCTTTGAAAATTTATAGTTAGATGAAAAGGGCAAAAATTTAATAAACAGCACAAGAAATTGCAGGTATCAAAACAAAAGTTAGGAGGAAACGTCACGTTGACCAAATTGACCAGTGAGAGAGAGGGCAAGATTTTAAAACAATTTGTAATAGGAACAGAATAGAATCTGCTGAAGTAAGTACCACTTCTCAGAAATGTCATCAAGGGATGTGAGAAGGTACTACAGGTATAACAATTTGATAAGGTAAACAAGCTAAAACAATATGAATTCCCCGAAGGAATCATCGTAGGCTCTCTGCAGGCGTTAATCTGTATATATTATTTACGAGGCAGTCTGAGCAGCCCtagcagattgtttgcagatgttgccatcaattaccatctagtaaaatcatgaggatgtcaaaacaaattacaaaatgatttagacaagatatctgcatgatgCAAAGGGTTAGAGTTGACCTTGAGCAGTAAAAAGGGACTTCCTTGTGAAGCACCACTTGCCTCACAGTATTGAGAATTACACATCTCCTTTTCAACACTGACATTccttaattaatgacatttaattatGGATGGAGGGAGTTCAGAAAGTACAACAGACTACGGTGCTGCTACTGGTTTATTATTTCCTTTCTCAGCATCAGTAGGAATCAGAATAATATCATACCAAAAGATTCTAATAACACCTAGCATTCATAAATGATTCAGTCATGGACAAAACTTCTGACTCTTGTGCTGATTATTGACTAATCTTTGTGTATGCAACCACCCACACATTATAAAACCACTTTGCTGGCTCATCACTACTTGCTAATGCTTCTGCCAAAAATGACGCTGGCTGACTCTGAGCAACTTTTACTGCCACGTTGCATGCTAAGAAACGAGAAACTCAAATCTCATTGTAATGATGAGAGGTTTAACCACATTATTGCTGGAGTGCACAGAGGCTATATCTATTTTCTTGATGGTCAAGGTGCAGCAATGTGTCCTCACATCCTGTAGaagattacatttaaaaaattgcatttaatgTTGATTACATGTTAAATCACAAACATTTAAAGGTTGTCTGTGCAGCTAAATATCTAGATATTTCATTTATGAATAACATAAACCAGGGCCATCAAATAGAAAATGATTCAGGTGGggaaccaaagactgtattttgAGGTGTTTATTTCGTATATGAAATATGGTAGTGTCACGAACATGGCAAGGAGTTGGCATGGCAATCATTGCAACAGTCATTTTTCATTGCTGTgagattttttcacaaaatttcagttggCAGCTCTCcactaaatgtgaaaatattttgtgactcCCACCATCAAAAGTATGATAAAATAAGAGTAATTAGAGCTCATAGTGAAAAATTGAAGTGTTAATTTTTTCCCTTTTGATAATCTCGTggcatttcttcttttaaaatgcCATGTTTCGCAGTAAATGACATCCACTTGAAGATTTCTTTGCACTTCTGTGCAATTCAAGAAATTAATCAAACTTGCAGATCTTTACTGCCCTTCCTTCCCATGATAACTGGATCTCACTTGGCCTAAATTCTGGATTAGCTACTTCCTTTGCCAACCTTCTCCCCTTTGCCACTGAAGTAAGTAAGAGTACTCATTTCTATTTTAAATGGTTTCTCTTGGCAGTACTCAGTTTCCATTCCTAAATTTAAGTTGATACCAGGTATCCTGTTTCTTCTGTGATTTTTAATAATTTCCtctgttgaatttttcattttataaataCATCACAAAGAGccatttgcatgttgaataaaatgcAGATTAGAGAACTGAGTTTAaattaccattttttttaacttgtaTATTTAGATTCTGAGAAAGCGTTTAACTCTCCTTTCAACAAATCTGTTCTGACAACCCTTGAGAAATGAGGTACTGGTGTAGCCTATGTCAGTATACAGAAGAGTGTCAGTGCTACAGTTTAATTTGATCGGAATAGTTTGAAGTTCAGGATTGATAGGGAAGTCACAAAAGGAAGTTTCCAGATCCTTAAATGCGGAAGATTAAAAAAAGAATGCATATGAAAGAAATTTGTCAGAACAATTGCAGTGACATTTTATTTGCCTCTAATGCAGATAAAATTCAACAACTAATTTAATGCAGAAAGTTTGAAAGTAAGCCAGACAATCACCCAGAATAAgactaaaatcaaatgttatgtgcCCATAGAACCAGTTGACAAATTTTTGTATGCAGGGCAGCTAATGGTAACGAGCAGCTGTACAGCAGAGGAAATGAATGGGAGAATAGAAATGAGTGAATCAGTTTCATTAAACATAATGGCTGATGAAACTAAGCTTCTAATGTGTCTGAAAAGAGTTTAAATTCAATGTGTAGCATTGGTTTAGACTTCCAACAGTGGAGACACACAggaggctattcagaaagtaatctTAATTAGggcataaataaaataatgaaataaagaaaagtattagGAAAATCCCTAATCTGCATTCCTGCTAGACCTTATCACAATTCATATTTAAGAGATTTTTCATATCTCAGAGGGGTTAACACATGTCCTCTGCATAAAATTCTACTGCCTGATACTGCAGCCGGCCCATGACACCAATTTCAATTTCTTTACTGGAGTTGAAGCATTTGGGAGCCAAGGCACATGTGTATAAAGAGGTGCTGTAGAGCTGATGGCAGAAATGTTGTTTTCTAAGCAATGTGGTCAAGCTTTGTCATACAGAACACAAACCAGTAATCCCGAGACCAGATCACTCGATATTCTTTGTCCCACAGTACTTAGCTTCTTTCATGTTCCCTAAAATCCACAAAGAAAGTGCtttagtttcttaaaaaaaaagagagagagagtggctgTAATCTTCCTGGCTGACAAAAGgtgtctgttgtgtattatttttGTTGGTTGAGCTAGGAGGTATGATGAACAACCCATcctcctgacacacacacacacacacacacacacacacacacacaaattttgtgCTAGTGTTTTTCTGCGTAGGCGTAGGAAACCCAAGACTAGTCGCCAGTCATGATTCTGTCTTAAATAGGCCTTTTAAGGAAAATCTTTGTATAAAATCTATGTGAAGGCAATTAAATGTACAGTACAGTGTTTATACAAtgatttgtggtaatgaatttcatcagttcttaaaaagatagcagatgtgtaacagcaagtaaaagctcatcaaaaaattgaaattgggatAGACGTGATTATAGAAACAGATGttaaaaaatgagtttacttccccaaTTGATGTGACAAGCTTATTAGACGTTGGCTCATTGACTTTCTGTacactgtaaaatgtaaacttgaAAGAGAACTTGGGTGTTACAGTATCGCTTAATGGTTGCTGCCAATCCTTAcaataaactctctctctctctgtgtgtgtgtgtgtgtgtgtgtgtgtgtgtgtgtgtgtgtgtgtgtgtaagggggggctAAGTAAGTGAGGGTGAGATTGACTtaattgttttatttcttcagtttctgtGCTAATTATATTTGCTTTTTTCAGGGAAAAGGTTTAATGCCAGATGGAACAACACGATTCACTTGCAATGGAAAACCTCTGTTCCATTTCATGGGGTGCTCAACATTCAGTGAATACACTGTAGTGGCAGAGATATCTATTGCCAAGGTATTGTTTATATGATTATGGTAACATCTGTATGTTTTGACCATTAAAATATTTGTTGCAATGCCATTTGTTAAAATTTGAAACCCTGAAGAGTTTTTATCTGTTTATGGTGGGAAAATCTACATATACACGTACAACATTTTTCCTGGAGATCACAGGTAGTCCTCATGTCAATGACACTCTTCTCACGTGCATAAGGTACAGCTTAATGACAGAACTTCATAGTGTGTTTCATTATTCCTCTTGCTACAGTCACCCCAGGCAATCACCAACGCCCAATTTTCAAATGCCAATTTCAGACCTATTGCAACATTCAGATTTACCACACTTCATGCCAATTTTACTACAgcataaaaaaatgaaactgaaactgtaGCAGTGAAAGAATTTGAAGTATCACTTAATTGCCAACTATCTCCAAAATAGTGTCATGCACTGGTCCACTGACCATGGTGTGCTATTTCTGAAAGCATACACTTTTCCTTTTCAGTTGCTTTGTTGTGCCTCATCAGGGCTATAATATCATTCTAGAGACTTTTTTTGTGTCTGAGGATAAGGTGAATAATTCTTGgtgtagcacagatattgcatttgtaCTGATAAAATTTTTTCTGTGTTGATACATTTTGCTCCTTAACTAAAGTGCCAACTTAATCTGTGTAATACTATTGTTTATAGGATAGTTAGAGTCGTCATGCAAAGTGTATTTCATTCAAATGGATAAACTAGAATAGTCACCCGTCGTAAACTTGTCATGGAGAGATTACTGCTAATAACAATGTATCcgaagttgatgtgtaggtgagtttgctctttccaaggATGGCATCTCCTGACTGAAACACATTGGCCAAAATATATTGATCTAAATGAGGTCCTGTTGAAAAATAACTGTACGCATGTACAAAACAGTCATTGGTGATTTGCCAAGAATTTCCTTCTTGCATTGATAAGTTGTGTAACGTAACTTGACATGGACTGCTCACTCGTGCTGCAGGTAAACGAATCTGCTCCAATGGATAAAATCTGCCTTCTTGGCTGTGGAGTGCCAACTGGATACGGTGCTGCACTTAACACCGCTGGTGTCACTGCTGGCTCAAACTGTGCTATCTGGGGCCTGGGGGCCGTGGGGCTTGCAGTCGCCATGGGCTGTCGTGCTGCTGGTGCGAAAAGAATTATCGGCATTGATATAAACCCATCAAAGTTTGAAATTGGTATGTAAAGTTTGCTTACTCTGGAACTTGTCTGAACTCATTGCCACACCTGATATATTGCTATAGCTGTTTTGTTTGTAGACTATAAAAACTTTGTTTAGGGAAATGAGTTTTGAAATTGTTGcccattttgtttgtcactatagATGACCTACAAGTACTTCTATCATTAGATAAAGAGCTGggaaattgaacagtggaaaatccaggatggagttactacaatatcatgaaaaggatagatcattattaaccatatagcagagatactgagtatcgataggcacaagaagaagattcaaacaagtaagctttcagccaaaaaggttgtgtgtgtgtgtgtgtgtgtgtgtgtgtgtgttttttgcatTCCGATGAATGCCGTTTGGGCTGAaaacttacttgtttgacagtctttttgttgtgcctctctgtggcCCACCATCTCTCCTATATGGTGagtaatttatccttttcatactaTTGTAATTATTCTGAGCTGGAAAATTGATGACCTGGCAATAGTCTTGACTGAAATGATAAATGTTAAGAGCACAATGTTTTAACAAAGTTCAATTCAATCCATTAAATATACGTGTTGACAAAAGTTTGTGACGGAAATAATTTGCGTCATTTAATACCATACAAATATTAAAATCTAGTGTGTATGTAGGTGTGTGAAACATAGTATTACTTTCCTTTACTACTTTCCTGTTAGGGCTACAGAAAGATAACAGGCTATCATCAACAAATAAGTGTACTTCTGGTTTTTAGGGTGCTCTGTCCTAATATGATGCAAAAAATTGTCACCTGCAGCTTTTTGCactgaaaattaatattttaaagAGTACTTtttaaagatttcagttagatgtaTTTAAACTGCCATGAACTTGAAGAATTTTCAGTGGCAGTGTTAGTACTGATTAGGATATAAGATAACTGTTATGATAAGCTCTTTGgctcattttctttatttacagcTGTTCATTGGGTAGCCTCATTTTCCTATCTGGTAATACATGTGTCAGGGACAGTGGTTAATTGTAGTTGTAAAAATTGTACTGGTTGTTTGTCACATTGGTGAATTTGTTGTTAAAAATCATCAGAGGACCATACTTTGAAAATAAATTTGATCTGGGTAAGTCATGGGTACCACTTAAAGAAGTATTGTAGCCCTCAGAAAATAGTTGGAAAATAAAAAAGGGTAAAAGTGGACTCAAAGTGTTTGTGACTTCTACATTTCTTGCTGCTGTTTGTTAAAGTTGTGAAAGCATTAACCAAGGGGAAAAAATGCTTCAGGTATCTATGCCATAAGTTTTCTCATCTATCAAAAGTGTAACTGAAAGATGTAATACAGAGTTTCAAAGCTGATGTTAAGATTCCATTTTTAAATAAGAAATATTATTATCACTTAAATTTTTGATGAAAATGATGTTAGAAGTAATGGCATAAGAATTGTCACCTCCATTCCAAAACTGACAGCATTTTTTTGCACATAATTACTTGTGGAAAGTTACATATTGTGTATTCACTGGAAGTGCTAATTCGCTTTTCTCGAGGTTTGTGCTATTAAGaactcaatttcctgcttcagtaTCACTGAAGGTGCTGTAGCTGTTCTGCTGAGATTCGTCTCTGCCATAGTAATCAGCCCCTTAAATACTTGATTCTGTTTTTCTTACTTTTCTAATAGTCTTCAATTTTCCTTTTAGCAAAGAAATTTGGCTGCACAGAATTTGTGAATCCGAAAGAACATGAGAAGCCTATCCAGGAGGTGCTGATTGAAATGACAGATGGAGGATTGGATTATACAtttgaatgtgttggtaatgttgaTTTGATGCGTGCTGCTCTTGAATCATGTCACAAAGGTTGGGGAGTCTCAACCATTGTTGGCGTTGCTGCAGCGGGAAAGGAAATTAGCACACGGCCATTCCAGCTTGTAACTGGCCGCACCTGGAAAGGAACTGCATTTGGAGGTAATTCTTTCACCATAATTGTATTTTctaaaaaaacatttaaaagttGTCCATATGTCCCCCATACAATACATACCACCTCCCCGAttccacctgtgtgtgtgtgtgtgtgtgtgtgtgtgtgtgtgtgtgtgtgtgtgtgtgtctctgaaagggggggggggggggaaatcagttATCTATGAAATGTTCCCAGTGTATGCACATGTAATATCTTAAAATAAGTGTACACTAATCATGTACTGGAAGTAATGGTACACTTCTTAATTATAATGCCTGCATCTGTGCTACTTTCACTCCAGTAATTATGATCCTTGCCAAGGTGGGGTTGTTTCCATGCCTCAGGGATACAGAAAGCTATGccataagtgcaaccacaatggaggggtatgtgttgagagttGTTCTGAAGAGTGGAAGCAGCCTTTTCTCTagtttgcaagggcaacagtctgcataattgactgatctgcccttgtaacctTAGTCAACATGGCCatgttgtgctggtactgtgagtGGCTGAAAACAAGGAGGAAACTAcagctggcagaaaatccaaagacactcTGATAAGTGAAGTACACTAGTGTCAAGACGGTGTCGATATCTTCACTGCGAGATAACAATGATGTCACTGgtaacagtgtcactaaagcagttACTGAACATGGTattccgaaagtccttcaccagagaaggtgaagtaaatatttcagcatttaaacagagaactaccgacatgagtaacttagaagtagatgtcctcagtGTAGTGGAACAGCTTAAATCCCTTATCAAAGGCAAGACCTCCAGTCTAGATTTGTATagtagtcaggttcctttcagaggatgAGGATTAAGTTGCTCCATACTCATCAATCATCTAAAACTGCTTGCTCAGTGAAAGATCTGCACCTAAAGACTGTAAACttccacaagtcacaccaatacccaagaatggAAAAGGAGTACTCGACTGAATTGCAGATCCATATCACTAACaatgatttgcagtaggattttggaacatatactgttttcattcattacagattatctcgaagaaaacaatttattgacaaatagtaagAATGGATTGAGAAAATATTGtttgtgtgaaacacaactaggtcttcattcacattaaataatgattgctgtcgacaggggatgtcagattgattctaTACTTTGATTTCCAAAACGCTTTAGACACCGTTTCTAACAGGCGACTCGTAATCAgtttgcatgcctatggagtaccgCCTAAATTGAGCGACTGGATCCACGAGTTCCCATcaggaagatcacagttcgtagtaattgatggaaagtaatTAGTAAACAGAAATATCTGGTATTCCCAGAGTGGATCCTGATCCACATAAACGACACAGTGTGACTAAGCAAGCTAGGATAATTTTACTTCCCTCTTGTTTTGCTGTCTTCCTACTTAGATTAGGTTTTTAATTTTTGAAtgaattaccattaacatacatgagtgtaatctgcattttcataagagaaaggttggcccatagttttaaagaatataacaccagatctaattttgtgcctaGTTTTACCTATGTAatatattttctaatttatttcgattatgcctagttaatatcttttgtaatAGGGTGAAATAAGTAAtggtttcataacttaaattctattgttggcgtataaacaaatataaattctgtactagttataaacatttggaggaacaattaatagtattcttaaagtatttatttggctctattcgaaaacatgttagcaaagccagaccTTAATTAATTCTGAAGTAATTAAGTTTTGTAAAAAGTATTCTTTACATAACTATATTTGTTGATTTCATCATTTAAGCAAATAATTCTGCTTAACCCCTGTTGtagaagaaactgttgaaaagaTGGAATTTTTCGATGTGgtcagttaattgaatgagctaagttttaattgtaatttctgtaaattaaacttcgaacaGTGTGTAagttcagcacctattattgtaagGATATATAAGGGCGCGGAGTTTGGTCCTgacacagtcagtccatggccgagtttcagacaagctGTGTTGGCTAGTATGACAAcagtgcatcaacttaacagtgtaataagtgttgcacaattaggccgtgtgttaaaagagtgacagtgtctgctcaatacatacctgattattcttcaagaactgtgaactttgtgattaggctttactgcttgtagatgttcaacaggaaactattgtagcagtatgtggatgttcacctacGACCTATTAATGAGCCATGTCGAAGGTTAATCAATAGTGTATTATTggtggttgtgaaaagtgaaagtaaaagactgtgaaacacaactatgcatctgtcggctacattatttaccgtagtcagtgtccaaattacaaaccccatttttcagccagtgtagcaatgcagtgcATTGACACCTAGGATGACAAAAGATCGCCAAAGGAAAAAAAGCAGGCGAGCACTGCTACagtaggagacaatcttagcagccctgttagattgtttgcagatgatgctgtcatttgccatcttttaaagtcatcagaagatcaaaatcgattggaaagttatttagacaagatatctttattgtgcgaaaagtgacagttgcttttcagtaaggaaaagtgtgaagtcatccacatgagtaccacaaGAAATTGGCTAAATTTCAGTTAAGtgataaatcacacagatctaaagcctgtaaattcaactgaataattaataattattgataaTGTAACTTAAATGGATAGgtaaaaaatatactcaccaagcggtggcattATATTATCAACGAAATACTTAAGCAATTACAgtgatgaataacttaaattgaaatgatcacatagatcATGTTGTGGGGCAAGCAAACTAAAGAACATGATTTATTTTCAGAAGACTTAGAaagtacaacaggtctactaaggagactgcatgccacctcttctggagtattcctttgcagtgtgggatccacatccgATGGATCTGTGGAGAACACcaaacagttcaaagaagggcagctcattttgtattatcatgaaatagaggagggagtgccacagacatgatacttgaattggtgTGGCAATCGTTAAAATGAAAGTGCTTTtcattgcatgtgaaatttcaaACATACAGTAGTATTGTTGGCCTCCACCCACtgctagggagaaatgatcatcatgatgaaGTAACAGAAATCGCAGCTCGAACAAAtagatttaaaaatatttatgtgcTTATTTTTCCTACGCACTGTTAGGAAGTGGAATgataaatagcttgaaggtggttcagtgaaccctgtgtcaggcatttaattgtgaattgcagactagTCATGTAGATGAAGCCAACacctaccacattagtacaagtttgtatgcaacCTAGTCCTGCAGATCATGGGATTGAAGGACTGTCTGGTGAGATCAAGGAAATTTTTCTGATAGATAAGGGGGAGGAAAAAtttgtgatgggtgactggaattagataaTTGGAAGAGAAGTAAAATCAGTGGAACGACAGGGACTGTGGGAAAGGTATGAGAGGAACCCACCAGGTCAAACTTTGCACTTATCATAATTTAATAATCATTAATATTAGTTTAAAATTAACGAAAGTAGGCTGCATATGTGGTAGAGACCTTGGAGACACAGGATAATTTCAAATAGACTACATAACTGTAAGACAGATTTTGAAACCAGGTTGTAAACTGTTAAAACATATCCAGAGCATATATGGACTTGGACCGTAATTAAAATGTTATGATAAGTTAAGCAGGAATGCCTGAAGCACAAATGCAAAGCTTTAGAAGCATGTATAGTGAGGGGAGGgacagataccgcctataggaagattaaaagaccttgggagaaaagagaagcagcttgtAAGGTGCCCCTTCTTTGCAGAAGAGGAGTTAATTTcgttatttccagttttgctatttcactTATATGAAGTGAGTGTATCAGTGCTGCAGTATGGGCAGAGTAAGGAGTGAGAAGTTGGTTCCCATGCTGGTTAGCAGAGGCAGTTGGCCAACTGGCACTTTTAGAGCCAGAGGAATGAGAtaccgatgcagaaatcgctcgtgacgtcagcagAGAGATAAGCTATTTTTCTAATAGAGTAGACAAGTGTCAGTGTCCctgtag
It encodes:
- the LOC124619224 gene encoding alcohol dehydrogenase class-3, with translation MASTAGQVIKCRAAVAWQEKKRLSIETIEVAPPKAGEVRVKITSTGICHTDAYTLDGHDPEGTFPCVLGHEGAGIVESIGEGVTSVKPGDHVVPLYIPQCKDCKFCNSPRTNLCSKIRLTQGKGLMPDGTTRFTCNGKPLFHFMGCSTFSEYTVVAEISIAKVNESAPMDKICLLGCGVPTGYGAALNTAGVTAGSNCAIWGLGAVGLAVAMGCRAAGAKRIIGIDINPSKFEIAKKFGCTEFVNPKEHEKPIQEVLIEMTDGGLDYTFECVGNVDLMRAALESCHKGWGVSTIVGVAAAGKEISTRPFQLVTGRTWKGTAFGGFKSRDSVPKLVEDYLAKKIMLDEFVTHNLPFEKINEAFDLLHAGKSIRTVVEF